A genomic window from Dechloromonas sp. A34 includes:
- a CDS encoding TRAP transporter small permease codes for MRFLDKLEELLITLLIGVATLITFFAVVHRYMSGFAIPGVQDLLLSINMSWAQELTIILFVWMAKFGAAYGVRTGIHVGVDVLINRLSDSNRFKFIVFGLLAGASFTGIVATMGGHFVWENGAHYAFYSLLGLDLTDVMEGPTTPDLEWQTWVVYSAIPLGSSLMCFRFLQVCVSFIRTGELPHHDHGHVDGLTDESGDVEVNEFDLDDNLHPLDLKHNVIGEDRRVHDEPVAVDRRKDDLGGEPK; via the coding sequence ATGAGATTTCTCGATAAATTGGAAGAGCTGCTCATCACGCTGCTGATCGGCGTGGCGACACTCATCACTTTCTTTGCAGTGGTTCATCGCTACATGTCCGGATTCGCCATCCCGGGCGTGCAGGATCTGCTGCTCTCGATCAACATGAGCTGGGCGCAAGAACTGACCATCATTCTTTTCGTCTGGATGGCCAAGTTTGGCGCTGCCTACGGCGTTCGCACCGGCATCCACGTCGGGGTCGATGTGCTGATCAATCGTCTAAGCGACAGCAATCGTTTCAAGTTCATCGTTTTCGGCCTGCTTGCCGGTGCCTCTTTTACCGGCATCGTCGCCACCATGGGCGGCCACTTCGTCTGGGAAAACGGCGCCCATTACGCCTTCTACAGCCTCTTGGGTCTTGATCTTACGGATGTCATGGAAGGGCCGACCACGCCCGACCTGGAGTGGCAGACCTGGGTGGTGTACAGCGCGATTCCGCTTGGCTCCTCGCTGATGTGTTTCCGTTTTCTGCAGGTCTGCGTCTCGTTTATCCGTACCGGCGAACTGCCGCACCACGACCACGGCCACGTCGATGGCCTGACCGACGAGTCGGGAGATGTCGAGGTCAATGAATTCGATCTCGACGACAACCTGCATCCGCTGGACCTGAAGCACAACGTGATTGGCGAAGACCGCCGCGTGCACGACGAGCCGGTGGCTGTCGATCGCCGCAAGGATGACCTCGGAGGAGAACCGAAATGA
- a CDS encoding LysR family transcriptional regulator, with protein sequence MELRQLRYLVRTIELGSISQAALDLGVAQSAVSLQIQRLEGELATRLLQRTPSGIIPTDAGIAFLSHAQLALRHADEAMLAARQSRLSGVVGLGLAPTTAGVLGVPLLQAMQVQYPDIRIHLVEGMSGHLGQMLNAREIDLAVLFGADQARRWTVQHLLDERLFFVCGAQSRIDQLPTTLAGVADTALVLPTHRHGLRRVIDAAFGSLNRNANIVAEVDSLTVLMDMVAAGMAATLQPWSALARQPEASSRLRWAEIADVGTARRNLLCSLSDDELSPAALATRGVLRQVVGQLIDDGRWKGITRGHLESR encoded by the coding sequence ATGGAACTGCGGCAACTGCGTTACCTAGTGCGGACCATCGAACTGGGCAGCATCAGCCAGGCGGCGCTCGATCTGGGTGTGGCGCAGTCTGCCGTCAGTCTGCAAATCCAGCGTCTCGAAGGCGAACTTGCGACGCGCCTGTTGCAGCGAACGCCGAGCGGCATCATTCCGACGGATGCCGGCATCGCCTTCCTCTCCCATGCCCAGCTCGCCTTACGCCATGCCGACGAGGCAATGCTGGCGGCACGGCAGTCGCGCCTTTCCGGTGTCGTCGGCCTGGGCCTGGCGCCGACCACTGCGGGCGTTCTCGGCGTGCCGCTGCTGCAGGCAATGCAGGTGCAGTATCCGGATATCCGCATCCATCTGGTCGAGGGGATGTCGGGGCATCTCGGGCAGATGCTCAATGCCCGCGAAATCGACCTCGCCGTGCTTTTTGGTGCCGATCAGGCCAGGCGCTGGACCGTCCAGCACCTGCTCGACGAACGGCTCTTCTTCGTCTGCGGTGCCCAGAGCCGGATCGATCAACTGCCGACGACGCTGGCTGGCGTTGCCGATACGGCGCTGGTGCTGCCGACTCATCGCCACGGACTGCGTCGGGTCATCGATGCCGCCTTTGGCAGCCTGAACCGGAATGCCAACATCGTCGCCGAAGTTGATTCCCTGACCGTGCTGATGGACATGGTGGCGGCCGGCATGGCCGCTACCTTGCAACCGTGGTCGGCGCTGGCCCGCCAGCCGGAAGCGAGCAGCCGGCTGCGCTGGGCGGAAATTGCCGACGTCGGCACCGCGCGGCGCAACCTGCTGTGCAGCCTGTCCGACGACGAACTCTCGCCAGCTGCGTTGGCGACCCGCGGCGTACTCCGTCAGGTAGTCGGACAGCTGATTGACGATGGCCGCTGGAAGGGCATCACACGGGGGCATCTCGAATCGAGATAG
- a CDS encoding 4-oxalomesaconate tautomerase produces the protein MRIPCVLMRGGSSKGLFFFAKDLPADAAARDRMLLAAMGSPDARQIDGMGGGNDHSSKVVIVGPSSQPDADVEYLFAQVSVARDLVDVLPNSGNMLAGVGPFAIEHGLVKASSPVTKVRILNTNSQKVVEATVQTPGGQVTYSGTFEVDGVPGKCAPVALQFFDPTGTKTGRLLPTGSPRDEILGMPVTCIDFAIPIVLVKAESLGKSGYESKQELDNDPNFLQRLEAVRAAGARLMGLADAPGLGVPKIAIIAPPRAGGTIASRYFVPSNCHPAFAATGAMALAAACHTPDTIAEELAVLNQNEAHQIVIEHPSGKMSCHIVSSADPWTGIPKLVGAAMLTSARPLLAGEVFVADHCLKAKAKSDLAAAA, from the coding sequence TTGCGCATTCCCTGCGTCCTGATGCGAGGCGGTTCGTCAAAAGGCCTGTTCTTCTTCGCGAAGGATCTGCCCGCCGACGCTGCCGCCCGCGACCGCATGCTGCTGGCCGCCATGGGCTCGCCCGACGCCCGGCAGATCGACGGCATGGGCGGCGGCAACGATCATAGCAGCAAGGTTGTGATTGTTGGCCCGTCGTCCCAGCCCGATGCCGATGTCGAATACCTGTTTGCCCAGGTGTCGGTGGCCCGCGATCTGGTCGATGTGCTCCCCAACAGTGGCAACATGCTGGCCGGCGTTGGCCCGTTCGCCATCGAACACGGCCTCGTCAAGGCGAGCAGTCCGGTGACCAAGGTGCGCATCCTCAACACCAACAGCCAGAAAGTCGTCGAAGCAACCGTTCAGACGCCGGGCGGCCAGGTAACCTATAGCGGCACCTTCGAAGTCGATGGCGTGCCCGGCAAATGCGCTCCGGTCGCGCTACAGTTCTTCGATCCGACCGGCACCAAGACCGGCCGCCTGCTGCCCACCGGTTCGCCGCGTGACGAAATTTTAGGCATGCCAGTCACCTGCATCGACTTTGCGATCCCGATTGTGCTGGTCAAGGCCGAGTCGCTGGGCAAGAGCGGCTACGAGAGCAAGCAGGAACTCGATAACGATCCGAACTTCCTGCAGCGCCTGGAAGCAGTGCGGGCGGCCGGGGCGCGCCTGATGGGCCTGGCCGATGCACCGGGGCTGGGTGTTCCGAAGATCGCCATCATCGCGCCGCCGCGGGCCGGTGGGACCATTGCCTCGCGTTACTTCGTGCCCTCGAACTGTCACCCGGCGTTTGCCGCGACCGGTGCGATGGCGCTGGCCGCAGCCTGCCATACACCGGACACGATCGCCGAAGAACTGGCTGTCCTCAACCAGAATGAGGCGCATCAGATCGTCATCGAACATCCGAGCGGCAAGATGAGTTGCCACATCGTTTCGTCGGCCGACCCATGGACCGGCATCCCCAAACTGGTCGGCGCCGCAATGCTGACCTCCGCCCGACCCCTGCTTGCAGGGGAGGTCTTCGTCGCGGATCACTGCCTGAAGGCCAAAGCGAAAAGCGACCTCGCCGCGGCCGCCTGA
- a CDS encoding DctP family TRAP transporter solute-binding subunit, which produces MKPIITLSAILGLAFAGMSHAQEPILIKFSHVAAIDTPKGQAAEHFKQQVEKRTKGRVKVEVFANSTLYKDKEELEALQMGSVQMLAPVAGKFGPAGVKEFEAFDLPYIFPDEAALHRVTRGPIGAALLKKLEARGMVGLSYWDAGFRVLSSNKPIRTPDEAKGQKIRINSSKVNQAIIKAIGGMPQTMAFSEVYQALQTGVVDGADGNLSNLYTQKQYEVQKHITLTRHTYSGYVVVVNKAFWDKLPADIKAEVSAAMQDATTYNDKVAEEDEAKSLAAIKASGKSTVHTPSAEEKARWVKALLPVQDELAPRIGKELIDAIRKETGQAK; this is translated from the coding sequence ATGAAACCGATTATCACTCTGAGCGCCATTCTCGGCCTGGCTTTCGCCGGCATGTCGCACGCCCAGGAGCCGATCCTGATCAAGTTCTCGCACGTCGCCGCAATCGATACGCCGAAAGGGCAGGCGGCAGAGCATTTCAAACAGCAGGTCGAAAAGCGCACCAAGGGCCGCGTCAAGGTCGAGGTCTTCGCCAACTCGACGCTCTACAAGGACAAGGAAGAGCTTGAAGCCCTGCAGATGGGTAGTGTCCAGATGCTGGCTCCGGTGGCCGGCAAGTTCGGTCCGGCCGGCGTCAAGGAGTTCGAGGCTTTCGATCTGCCGTACATCTTCCCGGATGAAGCGGCGCTGCACCGCGTGACGCGCGGCCCGATCGGCGCCGCGCTGCTGAAGAAGCTCGAAGCCCGGGGCATGGTTGGCCTCTCCTACTGGGATGCCGGTTTCCGCGTGCTGAGCTCAAACAAGCCGATCCGCACACCGGACGAGGCCAAGGGTCAGAAGATCCGCATCAATTCTTCCAAGGTCAACCAGGCCATCATCAAGGCGATCGGCGGCATGCCGCAGACCATGGCCTTCTCCGAGGTCTACCAGGCGCTGCAGACCGGCGTTGTCGATGGAGCTGACGGCAACCTTTCCAACCTCTATACCCAGAAGCAGTATGAGGTTCAGAAACACATCACCCTAACCCGCCACACCTACAGCGGCTACGTCGTCGTGGTCAACAAGGCCTTCTGGGACAAGCTGCCAGCGGACATCAAGGCCGAAGTCAGCGCCGCGATGCAGGATGCCACGACCTACAACGACAAGGTCGCCGAAGAAGACGAAGCGAAGTCCTTGGCTGCGATCAAGGCCTCCGGCAAGAGCACCGTCCACACGCCAAGTGCCGAAGAAAAGGCACGCTGGGTCAAGGCCCTGCTGCCGGTCCAGGACGAACTGGCCCCCCGCATCGGCAAGGAACTGATCGACGCCATCCGCAAGGAAACCGGCCAGGCCAAGTAA
- a CDS encoding HpcH/HpaI aldolase/citrate lyase family protein — MLPVSYLFVPGNRPERFAKALAAGAGAIILDLEDAVAPADKAAARQAIADWVASAGVAPERLVVRINDALSPWYADDLAMIKAAGIRQVMLPKTEFAEQVKMTIAATNPEVVIVALVESARGINNIDQIALAEGVQRIAFGTLDYAADLNLPGDEQGLIYPYSKIAIASRSAELAPPVAGVTPNLDDLARTEADFAFARAFGCTAKLCIHPKQVEVVERLSRPSEQEVIWAEKVLAAAKDSSGAVQVDGKMVDRPVVLKAEAIMARSMTKTHRQTTN, encoded by the coding sequence ATGCTGCCGGTCAGCTACCTGTTCGTTCCCGGCAATCGCCCCGAGCGCTTCGCCAAGGCACTGGCCGCCGGGGCAGGGGCGATCATCCTTGATCTCGAGGATGCAGTGGCACCGGCCGACAAGGCGGCGGCGCGGCAGGCCATCGCCGACTGGGTCGCTAGCGCCGGCGTCGCGCCCGAGCGCCTGGTGGTGCGCATCAACGATGCACTGTCGCCCTGGTATGCCGACGATCTGGCAATGATCAAGGCGGCCGGCATCAGGCAGGTAATGCTACCGAAAACGGAATTCGCCGAGCAGGTGAAAATGACCATTGCGGCCACGAATCCTGAGGTTGTCATCGTGGCGCTGGTCGAGTCGGCCCGCGGCATCAACAACATCGACCAGATTGCGCTGGCCGAGGGTGTGCAGCGCATTGCCTTCGGCACCCTCGACTATGCCGCCGACCTCAATCTCCCGGGCGACGAGCAGGGCCTGATTTACCCCTACAGCAAGATCGCCATCGCTTCCCGCTCGGCCGAACTGGCGCCGCCGGTTGCCGGCGTCACGCCCAATCTCGACGATCTGGCGCGGACCGAAGCCGACTTTGCCTTTGCCCGAGCCTTTGGTTGCACCGCCAAGCTGTGCATTCATCCCAAGCAGGTCGAGGTCGTCGAGCGACTGAGCCGACCGAGCGAGCAGGAAGTGATCTGGGCCGAAAAGGTTCTGGCCGCCGCCAAGGATTCATCGGGAGCCGTCCAGGTCGACGGAAAAATGGTGGATCGGCCGGTGGTGCTCAAGGCTGAAGCCATCATGGCGCGAAGCATGACAAAAACGCATCGCCAAACAACGAACTAA
- a CDS encoding FAS1-like dehydratase domain-containing protein encodes MNLKDWIGRSEEVTDLFTATPYAALSATFDRPAERPANGTPLPALWHWLYFLPLHRQSEIGPDGHAKRGGFLPPVPLPRRMWAGSQFEFHAPLHIGETVTRTSTIHDVTEKSGRTGPLVFVKVRHELRRAGESAVALTEYHDIVYREAAGPNDVAPPPKATYPDPVWRTKWVPDDVLLFRYSALTFNGHRIHYDRKYVTEVEGYPGLIVHGPMIATLLLDLLRHKMPDAEVAKFEFRAVRPTFDINHFIVNGTPQADGKTIHLWAEDHEGWLTMDATAVLK; translated from the coding sequence ATGAACCTCAAAGACTGGATCGGCCGTTCCGAAGAAGTTACCGATCTCTTCACGGCCACCCCCTATGCCGCGCTGTCGGCGACCTTCGACCGGCCGGCCGAGCGCCCAGCCAACGGCACGCCGCTGCCGGCACTGTGGCACTGGCTGTATTTCCTGCCGCTGCACCGCCAATCCGAAATCGGCCCCGACGGCCATGCCAAGCGTGGCGGTTTCCTGCCACCGGTGCCGCTGCCGCGCCGGATGTGGGCGGGCAGTCAGTTCGAATTCCATGCCCCGCTGCATATCGGCGAAACGGTGACCCGCACCTCGACCATCCATGACGTCACCGAGAAGAGCGGCCGCACCGGTCCGCTGGTTTTCGTCAAGGTTCGCCATGAACTGCGCCGGGCCGGCGAGAGCGCCGTCGCGCTGACTGAGTACCACGACATCGTCTATCGCGAAGCGGCCGGTCCGAACGACGTCGCGCCGCCGCCCAAGGCCACCTATCCGGACCCCGTCTGGCGGACGAAATGGGTGCCCGACGACGTGCTGCTTTTCCGCTACTCGGCGCTGACCTTCAACGGCCACCGCATCCACTACGACCGCAAGTACGTGACCGAGGTCGAGGGCTATCCCGGCCTGATCGTCCATGGGCCGATGATCGCCACGCTCTTGCTCGACCTCTTGCGCCACAAGATGCCGGATGCCGAGGTCGCGAAGTTCGAATTCCGCGCCGTGCGGCCGACTTTCGACATCAATCACTTCATCGTAAACGGGACGCCGCAGGCCGATGGCAAGACCATCCACCTGTGGGCCGAAGACCATGAAGGCTGGCTGACCATGGATGCCACCGCCGTACTGAAATAA
- a CDS encoding TRAP transporter large permease produces MSALVIFGLLAVLMLTGMPISISLGLTVLTFLFTMTQVPLESVALKLFTGIEKFEIMAIPFFILAGNFLTHGGVAKRMINFASSMVGHWYGGLGLAGVLACALFAAVSGSSPATVVAIGSILLPAMVKAGFPPRFGAGVITTSGALGILIPPSICMVMFSVATNTSVGALFMAGVIPGLALATVLGGVTWYRARKFDYPRQPKATWGERWKAFRASVWGLLLIVVVMGGIYTGIFTPTEAAAMSAVYAFICAIFIYKDLSLKDVPRVLLNSANMSAMLLYIITNAVLFSFIMTNESIPQSLADWMLGQGFGVITFLLAVNIILLVAGNFMEPSSIVLIFAPLLFPVAVALGIHPIHFGILMVVNMEIGMCHPPVGLNLYVASGITKMGITELTVAVWPWLLSMLVFLGLVTYWPGLSLWLPQQLGML; encoded by the coding sequence ATGAGCGCCCTGGTAATTTTTGGCCTGCTGGCCGTCCTCATGCTGACCGGTATGCCGATCTCGATTTCGCTCGGCCTGACCGTCCTTACCTTCCTGTTCACGATGACCCAGGTGCCGCTCGAGTCGGTTGCCCTGAAGTTGTTCACCGGCATCGAGAAGTTCGAGATCATGGCCATTCCGTTCTTCATCCTGGCCGGCAACTTCCTGACTCACGGCGGAGTGGCGAAGCGGATGATCAATTTTGCCTCGTCGATGGTCGGACACTGGTATGGCGGTCTCGGCCTGGCCGGTGTGTTGGCCTGTGCGCTGTTTGCCGCAGTCTCGGGTTCCAGCCCGGCAACCGTCGTCGCCATCGGCTCGATCCTGCTGCCGGCGATGGTCAAGGCCGGCTTCCCGCCGCGCTTCGGGGCTGGCGTTATCACGACCTCCGGCGCTCTGGGGATCCTGATTCCGCCGTCGATCTGCATGGTGATGTTCTCGGTGGCGACCAATACTTCGGTCGGCGCCCTGTTCATGGCCGGCGTCATTCCCGGGCTGGCTCTCGCCACGGTGCTCGGCGGTGTCACCTGGTATCGCGCCAGGAAATTTGACTACCCGCGTCAGCCGAAGGCGACCTGGGGCGAGCGCTGGAAGGCTTTCCGGGCGTCGGTCTGGGGCCTGCTGCTGATCGTCGTTGTCATGGGTGGTATCTACACCGGCATCTTCACCCCGACCGAAGCGGCTGCCATGTCCGCGGTCTACGCCTTCATCTGCGCCATTTTCATCTACAAGGATTTGAGCCTCAAGGACGTGCCGAGGGTACTGCTCAACTCGGCCAACATGTCGGCGATGCTGCTCTACATCATCACCAACGCTGTGTTGTTCTCCTTCATCATGACTAACGAGAGCATCCCGCAATCGCTGGCCGACTGGATGCTGGGGCAGGGCTTCGGCGTCATCACCTTCCTGCTGGCGGTCAATATCATCCTGCTCGTCGCCGGCAACTTCATGGAGCCGTCGTCGATCGTGCTGATCTTCGCGCCGCTGCTCTTCCCGGTGGCTGTCGCGCTGGGCATCCACCCGATCCATTTCGGCATCCTGATGGTGGTCAATATGGAAATCGGCATGTGCCACCCGCCGGTCGGTCTGAACCTCTATGTCGCGTCGGGCATCACCAAGATGGGGATCACCGAGCTGACCGTCGCGGTCTGGCCGTGGTTGCTCTCGATGCTCGTCTTCCTCGGCCTCGTCACCTACTGGCCCGGCCTCTCCCTCTGGCTGCCGCAGCAACTCGGCATGCTCTGA
- a CDS encoding class-II fumarase/aspartase family protein gives MGASIIDSSIFGNIFSTDAMRQVWSDRNRTEKYLDIERALAVVQGRLGIIPQEAADEIVRNCDIDKIDMDKLRAQTERIGYPVLGVVSQLNALCRDRLGEYCHWGATTQDITDTATVMQIREGLDLVEAELKAICAALADLSLRYRDTPVIGRSNLQQAIPVTFGFKTAAILAGMERHRERLQQLRPRVLMGEFGGACGTLASIERGAMETQAGLMAELGLAQPDIAWHTVRDTIAEVGAFLGLVGGSLGKIAMDVKLMMQHEVAEVFEPFAPGRGSSSTMPQKRNPISSCYIHAAVSVVRQHAAALMDAMIADHERSTGPWEIEWIALPEAFCLTAGALKQTRFVLEGLEVDPAAMMANIELTNGLVMSEAVMMGLGPYIGREYAHDLVYDLCRTAIKSNRPLLDLLAEHPEINPHLDRAALAKLCDPANYLGQAGVMVDKVLQRKARQE, from the coding sequence ATGGGCGCGAGCATCATCGACTCTAGTATCTTCGGCAACATCTTCAGCACTGACGCTATGCGTCAGGTCTGGTCCGACCGCAACCGGACGGAAAAATATCTCGACATCGAGCGCGCGCTGGCCGTCGTTCAGGGCCGCCTCGGCATCATTCCGCAGGAAGCGGCCGATGAGATTGTCCGAAACTGCGATATCGACAAGATCGACATGGACAAGCTGCGCGCCCAGACCGAGCGCATCGGCTACCCGGTGTTGGGCGTCGTTTCGCAACTGAACGCGCTGTGCCGCGACCGCCTCGGCGAATATTGCCACTGGGGCGCGACGACCCAGGACATCACCGACACTGCTACCGTCATGCAGATCCGCGAGGGCCTCGATCTGGTCGAGGCTGAACTGAAAGCCATCTGCGCCGCCCTGGCCGATCTTTCCCTGCGCTACCGCGATACCCCGGTGATCGGCCGCAGCAATCTGCAGCAGGCGATTCCGGTGACTTTCGGTTTCAAGACGGCGGCCATCCTGGCCGGCATGGAGCGCCACCGCGAACGCCTGCAGCAACTGCGGCCGCGCGTGTTGATGGGCGAGTTCGGCGGCGCCTGCGGCACGCTGGCCTCGATCGAGCGCGGCGCCATGGAAACCCAGGCCGGCCTGATGGCCGAACTCGGCCTCGCCCAGCCCGACATTGCCTGGCATACGGTACGCGACACGATTGCCGAAGTCGGCGCATTCCTCGGTCTGGTCGGCGGTTCGCTCGGCAAGATAGCGATGGACGTCAAGCTCATGATGCAGCACGAGGTGGCCGAGGTCTTCGAGCCGTTTGCGCCGGGACGCGGTTCGAGCAGCACCATGCCGCAGAAGCGCAACCCGATTTCGAGTTGCTACATTCATGCCGCTGTTTCGGTCGTCCGCCAGCATGCCGCCGCCCTGATGGATGCCATGATCGCCGACCACGAACGCTCGACCGGCCCTTGGGAAATCGAGTGGATCGCGCTGCCGGAAGCCTTCTGTCTGACCGCTGGTGCCCTCAAACAGACGCGCTTCGTGCTCGAAGGTCTGGAAGTCGATCCGGCCGCCATGATGGCCAATATCGAACTGACCAACGGCCTGGTCATGTCGGAAGCCGTGATGATGGGCCTCGGCCCCTACATCGGCCGCGAATACGCCCACGATCTGGTCTATGACCTGTGCCGCACGGCGATCAAGAGCAACCGCCCGCTGCTCGACCTGCTGGCCGAGCATCCGGAAATCAATCCCCACCTCGACCGGGCGGCGTTGGCCAAGCTTTGCGACCCGGCCAACTATCTCGGCCAGGCTGGCGTGATGGTGGACAAGGTACTGCAACGCAAGGCTCGGCAAGAGTAA
- a CDS encoding LysR family transcriptional regulator, whose product MKIDFDGIQAFVVIAELGGFNKAAEHLHVTQTALTRRVQKLESYLGLKLLDRTTRYVELTAVGRDFLPQARAIVGEMTAAVGRLKDMSKNARGNFTLACVPTMAAQILPKLMRAYANSYPRNRIRLLDATSYEVRDAVLNSQAELGIGIHGEHHPDLTEIPLFDDPLMFFCRESNPLSNMKSVTWSDMSGADLIVVSNLTATRVFMDYQLAKRGISLSGAYEVQHHATAISLVAAGVGCAILPASTFQEGDRPGVRRIPLISPVVKRKVILVTRKNCTLSPAAEAFYDLVKKTQFTDTNA is encoded by the coding sequence ATGAAGATCGATTTTGATGGCATTCAGGCGTTCGTGGTAATTGCGGAATTGGGCGGCTTCAATAAGGCCGCCGAACACCTGCACGTTACGCAGACGGCGCTAACCCGACGCGTCCAGAAACTCGAGTCTTATCTGGGATTGAAACTGCTTGACCGTACGACCCGCTATGTCGAACTGACGGCCGTCGGTCGTGACTTCCTGCCGCAGGCCAGGGCCATCGTCGGCGAGATGACGGCTGCGGTCGGTCGCCTCAAGGACATGTCGAAAAATGCCCGAGGCAATTTCACGCTGGCCTGTGTACCGACGATGGCCGCCCAGATACTGCCCAAGCTGATGCGCGCATACGCCAATAGCTACCCGCGCAACCGGATTCGCCTACTCGATGCGACTTCATATGAAGTTCGCGACGCGGTCCTGAATAGCCAGGCCGAGTTGGGTATTGGGATACATGGAGAACACCATCCGGATCTGACCGAGATCCCACTGTTCGATGATCCATTGATGTTCTTCTGTCGCGAGTCGAATCCACTCAGCAATATGAAATCAGTAACCTGGTCCGACATGAGCGGAGCGGACCTCATTGTAGTTAGCAACCTGACGGCAACCCGGGTCTTCATGGACTATCAACTCGCCAAGCGCGGCATCAGCCTGAGTGGCGCCTATGAAGTCCAACACCACGCAACGGCAATTAGTCTGGTTGCTGCCGGAGTCGGCTGCGCGATCCTGCCGGCATCGACGTTTCAGGAAGGTGACAGACCGGGCGTTCGCAGAATTCCGTTGATCAGTCCGGTCGTCAAACGCAAGGTCATTCTGGTCACTCGAAAGAACTGCACCTTATCTCCGGCAGCAGAGGCTTTCTACGATTTAGTCAAGAA
- a CDS encoding CaiB/BaiF CoA transferase family protein, whose amino-acid sequence MRPLEGITVITLEHAIAGPFATRQLADLGARVIKVERPGVGDFARGYDERVHGLASHFVWTNRSKESLTLDVKHPEAQKILQRLVAEEADILVQNLAPGAAARLGLSYEALSAIKPEIIVCDISGYGNDGPYRDKKAYDLLIQSESGFVSVTGTEDEPSKAGPSIADISAGMYAYSNILAALLQRQITGRGQHLDISMLESLVEWMNYPLYYSIDGASPPRRTGASHATIYPYGPFPAGDGKNVMLGLQNEREWAGFCDKVLLRPELAKEERFSTNSKRSAARDELRQIIVDAFAQLTAEQVIERLETAQIANANLNTMQDVWNHPQLKGRKRWREIDTAVGKVPALLPPGSWTECEPRMDAVPALGQHTEAILGGLGYTAGDVAELRAAGAI is encoded by the coding sequence ATGAGACCGCTGGAAGGTATTACCGTCATCACCCTCGAACACGCCATCGCCGGCCCGTTCGCCACCCGTCAACTGGCCGACCTCGGCGCCCGCGTCATCAAGGTCGAGCGCCCCGGTGTTGGCGACTTCGCCCGCGGCTACGACGAGCGCGTGCATGGCCTGGCCTCGCACTTCGTGTGGACTAACCGCTCGAAGGAAAGCCTGACCCTCGACGTCAAGCATCCGGAGGCACAGAAGATTCTGCAACGCCTGGTCGCCGAGGAGGCCGACATCCTGGTCCAGAATCTGGCGCCCGGTGCTGCCGCACGCCTGGGCCTGTCGTACGAGGCGCTGTCGGCGATCAAGCCGGAGATCATCGTCTGCGACATCTCGGGCTACGGCAATGATGGTCCCTACCGCGACAAGAAGGCCTACGACCTGCTGATCCAGAGCGAGTCGGGCTTCGTCTCGGTGACCGGCACTGAGGACGAGCCCTCGAAGGCTGGCCCGTCGATCGCCGACATTTCGGCCGGCATGTACGCCTACAGCAACATCCTGGCGGCGCTGTTGCAACGCCAGATCACCGGACGTGGCCAGCACCTCGATATTTCGATGCTGGAGAGCCTGGTCGAATGGATGAACTATCCGCTCTACTACTCGATCGACGGCGCATCGCCGCCACGCCGCACCGGCGCCAGCCACGCGACGATCTATCCCTACGGCCCGTTCCCGGCCGGCGACGGCAAGAACGTCATGCTTGGCTTGCAGAACGAACGGGAGTGGGCGGGATTCTGCGACAAGGTGTTGCTGCGCCCCGAACTGGCCAAGGAGGAGCGTTTTTCGACGAATTCGAAACGCAGCGCGGCACGCGACGAACTGCGTCAGATCATCGTCGATGCCTTCGCCCAGCTGACTGCCGAGCAGGTCATCGAGCGCCTGGAAACTGCCCAGATCGCCAATGCCAACCTCAACACCATGCAGGACGTCTGGAATCACCCGCAGTTAAAGGGGCGCAAGCGCTGGCGCGAAATCGACACGGCGGTCGGCAAGGTGCCGGCGCTGTTGCCGCCCGGTTCGTGGACGGAATGCGAGCCGCGCATGGATGCGGTGCCGGCGCTCGGCCAGCATACCGAGGCGATCCTCGGCGGGCTGGGCTACACGGCCGGCGACGTTGCCGAACTGCGTGCCGCTGGAGCCATCTGA